In Festucalex cinctus isolate MCC-2025b chromosome 5, RoL_Fcin_1.0, whole genome shotgun sequence, a single genomic region encodes these proteins:
- the tars1 gene encoding threonine--tRNA ligase 1, cytoplasmic has product MAEHTVVEKMSELDVGEGQKGGALNGKDAGRKKVKNNAGDAGGRTELSPAPGYINERLTLYTKLKAEHDALMAERAAKDSRAIKVTLPDGKVVDAESWKTTPYQVACGISQGLADNTVIAKVNKDVWDLDRPLEDDCSLELLKFEDDAAQAVYWHSSAHILGEAMERVYGGCLCYGPPIENGFYYDMFLDGNEGVSSNDFPCLEGLCKKIIKEKQPFERLEIKKETLLEMFKYNKFKCRILNEKVTTPTTTVYRCGPLIDLCRGPHVRHTGKIKALKVHKNSSTYWEGKADMETLQRIYGISFPDPKMLKEWEKFQEEAKNRDHRKLGRELDLFFFHDLSPGSCFFLPKGAFIYNTLIEFIRSEYRKRGFQEVVTPNIYNSKLWQTSGHWQHYSENMFSFEVEKETFALKPMNCPGHCLMFDHRPRSWRELPLRMADFGVLHRNELSGALTGLTRVRRFQQDDAHIFCSMEQIEDEIKGCLDFLRTVYDVFGFSFKLNLSTRPEKFLGEPAVWEQAEKQLENSLNDFGEKWVLNPGDGAFYGPKIDIQIKDAIGRYHQCATIQLDFQLPIRFNLSFVSHDGDDKKRPVIIHRAILGSVERMIAILTENYGGKWPLWLSPRQVMVIPVGPTCDEYAQKVQQDFHNAGFMSDIDLDPGCTLNKKIRNAQLAQYNFILVVGEKEKTSNTVNVRTRDNKVHGERGVDECIQRLQELKSSKCRNAEEDF; this is encoded by the exons GGAGGAGCATTGAATGGTAAAGATGCAGGAAGGAAGAAAGTGAAAAATAATGCAGGAGATGCTGGAGGCAGAACTGAG cTTTCACCTGCACCCGGGTACATCAACGAGCGCCTGACGTTGTACACCAAGCTCAAAGCTGAGCACGATGCCCTCATGGCAGAGAGAGCCGCCAAGGATTCTCGCGCCATTAAAGTCACCTTACCCGACGGGAAGGTGGTCGACGCGGAGTCTTGGAAGACCACACCCTACCAAGTGGCCTGCGGAATCAG CCAAGGCCTAGCTGACAACACGGTGATTGCCAAGGTGAACAAAGACGTGTGGGATCTGGACCGGCCTTTGGAGGACGACTGCAGCCTCGAGTTgctcaagtttgaagatgacgCAGCGCAGGCT GTTTACTGGCACTCGAGTGCTCACATCCTCGGGGAAGCCATGGAGCGAGTGTACGGGGGTTGCCTGTGCTACGGCCCGCCCATTGAGAACGGCTTCTACTACGACATGTTCCTCGACGGCAACGA GGGCGTGTCGAGCAACGACTTCCCTTGTCTGGAGGGCTTGTGCAAGAAAATCATCAAGGAGAAGCAGCCATTTGAGAGGCTGGAGATCAAAAAGGAAACTCTGCTGGAGATGTTCAAG TACAACAAGTTCAAGTGCCGCATATTGAACGAGAAGGTCACCACGCCCACCACAACCGTTTACAG GTGTGGCCCTTTAATTGATTTGTGTCGGGGTCCGCATGTGAGACACACAGGGAAAATCAAGGCACTAAAGGTCCATAAG AACTCCTCCACATACTGGGAGGGAAAAGCAGACATGGAGACCCTCCAGAGGATTTATGGAATCTCCTTCCCAGACCCCAAAATGCTGAAAGAGTGGGAGAAGTTTCAGGAAGAGGCCAAGAACAGAGATCATCGCAAACTGGGCCGG GAACTGGACCTGTTCTTCTTCCACGACCTGAGTCCAGGGAGTTGCTTCTTTCTGCCCAAAGGCGCCTTCATCTACAACACCCTGATTGAGTTCATCAGA AGTGAGTACAGAAAAAGGGGCTTCCAGGAGGTGGTGACCCCCAACATCTACAACAGCAAACTGTGGCAGACCTCCGGCCACTGGCAGCACTACAGCGAAAACATGTTCTCCTTCGAGGTGGAGAAGGAAACGTTCGCCCTCAAACCTATGAACTGTCCCGGACACTG CCTGATGTTCGATCACCGTCCACGCTCGTGGAGAGAGCTGCCCCTGCGCATGGCCGACTTTGGCGTCCTGCACCGCAACGAGCTGTCGGGAGCCCTCACCGGCCTGACGCGCGTCCGACGCTTCCAGCAGGACGACGCGCACATCTTCTGCTCCATGGAGCAG ATCGAGGACGAGATCAAGGGCTGCCTGGACTTCCTGCGCACTGTGTACGACGTGTTCGGCTTCTCGTTCAAGCTCAACCTCTCCACGAGACCTGAGAAATTCCTGGGAGAGCCCGCCGTCTGGGAGCAAGCAGAAAAG caactggagaaCAGCTTGAATGACTTTGGGGAGAAATGGGTTCTCAACCCGGGCGATGGAGCTTTCTACGGGCCAAAG ATCGACATCCAGATCAAGGACGCCATCGGCCGATACCATCAGTGCGCCACCATCCAGCTGGACTTCCAGCTACCCATCCGCTTCAATCTCTCCTTTGTTAG CCATGATGGAGACGACAAGAAGCGACCAGTGATCATCCACAGAGCCATCCTGGGATCAGTCGAGCGCATGATCGCCATCCTGACCGAAAACTACGGAGGCAAATG GCCGCTGTGGCTGTCACCTCGCCAAGTTATGGTCATACCTGTGGGACCAACCTGTGACGAGTACGCTCAGAAG GTTCAACAAGACTTCCACAACGCCGGCTTCATGAGCGACATAGATCTGGATCCCGGATGCACTCTGAACAAGAAGATCCGAAACGCCCAGCTGGCACAGTACAACTTCATCCTGG TGGTGGGAGAGAAGGAGAAGACGAGTAATACGGTGAACGTGCGCACCCGGGATAACAAAGTTCATGGCGAGCGCGGCGTGGACGAGTGCATCCAACGCCTCCAAGAGCTCAAATCGTCCAAGTGTCGGAACGCAGAGGAGGACTTCTGA